The following proteins are co-located in the Mesorhizobium sp. M1E.F.Ca.ET.045.02.1.1 genome:
- a CDS encoding aldehyde dehydrogenase family protein → MTVLRKNLIDGEWLGEAGSRNINPSNTNDVVGEYASAGPEEAKQAIAAAKAAFPAWSRSGPLARHAVLKKTADEIMARKDEIGRSLAREEGKTLVEGVGETIRAAQIFDFFAGETLRLSGEMVPSVRPGVGVEMTREGVGVVGIITPWNFPIAIPAWKIAPALAYGNTIVFKPAELVPESAWTIVDILHRAGLPKGVLNLVMGKGSIVGQAMLDSPDVNAISFTGSVGTGKRVAAASVEHMRKFQLEMGGKNPLVVLDDADLAVAVDCAINGAYFSTGQRCTASSRLIVTDGIHDRFVDAVKERLNKLVIGDALDAKTQIGPVVDQTQLKQDEDYIAIGRQEGAELAFGGERLERGTPGFYLRPALFTGATNAMRISREEIFGPVANVIRVKDYDEALAVANDTPFGLTSGICTTSLKHATHFKRNSEAGMVMVNLPTAGVDFHVPFGGRKSSSYGPREQGRYAMEFYTTVKTAYTFAG, encoded by the coding sequence ATGACCGTGCTCCGCAAGAACCTTATCGACGGCGAGTGGCTGGGCGAGGCCGGCTCGCGCAACATCAACCCGTCGAACACCAACGATGTCGTCGGCGAATACGCCTCGGCCGGGCCGGAGGAAGCAAAACAGGCCATCGCGGCAGCCAAGGCGGCCTTCCCGGCTTGGTCGCGCTCAGGACCGCTGGCCCGTCATGCCGTGCTGAAAAAAACCGCCGACGAAATCATGGCCCGCAAGGACGAGATCGGCCGCTCGCTGGCGCGCGAGGAAGGCAAGACGCTGGTCGAGGGTGTCGGCGAGACCATCCGGGCGGCGCAGATCTTCGACTTCTTCGCCGGCGAGACGCTGCGCCTGTCGGGCGAGATGGTCCCGAGCGTTCGGCCGGGCGTCGGTGTCGAGATGACCCGCGAGGGCGTTGGCGTCGTCGGCATCATCACGCCATGGAATTTCCCGATCGCCATTCCCGCCTGGAAGATCGCTCCGGCGCTCGCCTACGGCAACACAATCGTCTTCAAGCCGGCGGAGCTGGTCCCCGAAAGCGCCTGGACCATCGTCGACATCCTGCACCGCGCCGGCCTGCCCAAGGGCGTGCTCAACCTCGTCATGGGCAAGGGGTCGATCGTCGGCCAGGCCATGCTCGACAGCCCCGACGTCAACGCCATCTCCTTCACCGGCTCGGTCGGCACGGGCAAGCGCGTCGCCGCGGCAAGTGTGGAACATATGCGCAAGTTCCAGCTCGAGATGGGCGGCAAGAACCCGCTCGTCGTGCTCGACGATGCCGACCTTGCGGTTGCTGTCGATTGCGCGATCAACGGCGCTTATTTCTCGACCGGCCAGCGCTGCACGGCATCCTCGCGTCTTATCGTCACCGACGGCATCCACGACCGCTTCGTCGACGCGGTGAAGGAGCGTCTGAACAAGCTCGTCATCGGCGATGCGCTGGATGCCAAGACGCAGATCGGGCCGGTGGTCGACCAAACCCAGCTCAAGCAGGACGAGGACTATATCGCCATCGGCCGCCAGGAGGGCGCCGAGCTTGCCTTCGGCGGCGAGCGGCTGGAGCGCGGAACGCCCGGCTTCTATCTGAGGCCGGCGCTGTTTACCGGCGCCACCAATGCCATGCGCATTTCGCGCGAGGAGATCTTCGGGCCCGTCGCCAACGTCATCCGCGTCAAGGACTATGACGAGGCGCTCGCCGTGGCCAACGACACGCCCTTCGGCCTGACCTCCGGCATCTGCACGACGAGCCTGAAGCACGCGACGCATTTCAAGCGCAATTCCGAGGCCGGCATGGTCATGGTCAACCTGCCGACGGCGGGCGTCGACTTCCATGTGCCGTTCGGCGGCCGCAAGAGCTCGAGCTATGGCCCACGCGAGCAGGGCCGTTATGCGATGGAGTTCTACACCACCGTGAAGACGGCCTATACATTCGCCGGCTAA
- the ugpC gene encoding sn-glycerol-3-phosphate ABC transporter ATP-binding protein UgpC produces MASVTLQHVEKDYGALRILHGVNLEIADGEFVVLVGPSGCGKSTLLRMIAGLEEVTGGEIRIGERLVNDVAPKDRDIAMVFQSYALYPHMDVSSNMGFSLMLKKAEKTAIDGRVGAAAKRLGLESFLGRLPRQLSGGQRQRVAMGRAIVRDPKVFLFDEPLSNLDAKLRVHMRAEIKALHQQLKTTSVYVTHDQVEAMTMADRIVVMHDGYVQQVGHPLELYDRPTNTFVAGFIGSPGMNFLPAKVAKGGKVDAVLADGQKLRLPDGLPLKDGDALTVGLRPEHIRLVDDGALKAEVEVVEPLGLSTQFYVRLANQQVCVFVMGRSNVRPGDTVRLSADPASLHLFDPASGNRIG; encoded by the coding sequence ATGGCTTCCGTCACGCTGCAACATGTCGAGAAGGATTATGGCGCGCTGCGCATCCTGCACGGCGTCAATCTCGAGATCGCTGACGGCGAATTCGTCGTCCTGGTCGGGCCGTCCGGCTGCGGCAAGTCCACGCTGCTGCGCATGATCGCCGGCCTGGAGGAGGTTACCGGCGGCGAGATCCGCATCGGCGAGCGCCTCGTCAACGACGTCGCGCCCAAGGACCGCGACATCGCCATGGTGTTCCAGTCCTACGCGCTCTACCCGCATATGGACGTCTCCTCCAACATGGGCTTCAGCCTGATGTTGAAGAAGGCCGAGAAGACGGCGATCGACGGCAGGGTCGGTGCCGCCGCCAAGCGCCTCGGCCTTGAAAGCTTTCTCGGCCGCCTGCCGCGCCAGCTTTCCGGCGGCCAGCGCCAGCGCGTCGCCATGGGCCGCGCCATCGTGCGCGACCCGAAAGTGTTCCTGTTCGATGAGCCGCTGTCGAACCTCGACGCCAAGCTGCGCGTCCATATGCGCGCCGAGATCAAGGCGCTGCACCAGCAGCTCAAGACCACTTCGGTCTATGTCACGCATGACCAGGTCGAGGCCATGACCATGGCCGACCGCATCGTCGTCATGCATGACGGCTATGTGCAGCAGGTCGGCCACCCGCTGGAGCTTTACGACCGGCCGACCAACACATTCGTCGCCGGTTTCATCGGTTCGCCCGGCATGAATTTTTTGCCGGCGAAGGTTGCCAAGGGCGGCAAGGTGGATGCCGTGCTGGCCGACGGCCAGAAGCTCCGGCTGCCCGACGGGCTGCCGCTGAAGGACGGCGATGCGCTCACCGTCGGGCTGCGACCGGAACACATCCGGCTGGTGGACGATGGCGCGCTGAAGGCCGAGGTCGAGGTGGTCGAGCCGCTTGGCCTGTCGACGCAGTTCTATGTCAGGCTGGCCAACCAGCAGGTTTGCGTCTTCGTCATGGGCCGCAGCAATGTCAGGCCGGGCGACACGGTGCGGCTGTCAGCCGATCCGGCGTCGCTGCATCTGTTCGATCCTGCAAGCGGCAATCGGATCGGCTAG
- a CDS encoding carbohydrate ABC transporter permease, which yields MIAGRSTSSRIAGGIGLYAAIAAYVIFALFPIFWTLKISVTPERLLYSEGITFWPSEMTFQNFATVLEASDFPRYFLNSVIVSVSTAALVTVIATLAGYAMSRFAFRGKATLAILLLLTQTFPLVMVIPPIYRIMGDLGLTNSLTGLIIIYTAFNTAFATFLMQSFFDGIPKDLEEAAMIDGCTRAQAMRRVIVPLTLPGMGATLGFVFTAAWSELLFALMLISSDEQKTFAVGLLTFIGKFAVDWGQMMAASILALIPVCVFFAFLQRYLVTGLTAGAVKG from the coding sequence ATGATCGCCGGTCGCTCCACCTCCTCGCGCATTGCCGGCGGCATCGGCCTTTACGCAGCGATTGCCGCCTATGTGATCTTCGCGCTGTTCCCGATCTTCTGGACGCTGAAGATATCGGTGACGCCCGAGCGCCTGCTCTATTCGGAAGGCATCACCTTCTGGCCGTCTGAGATGACTTTTCAGAACTTCGCTACCGTGCTCGAAGCCTCCGACTTCCCGCGCTATTTCCTGAACAGCGTCATCGTCTCGGTGTCGACGGCGGCGCTCGTGACGGTGATCGCCACGCTCGCCGGCTACGCCATGTCGCGCTTCGCTTTTCGCGGCAAGGCGACTTTAGCCATCCTGCTGCTGCTCACCCAGACCTTCCCGCTGGTCATGGTCATCCCGCCGATCTACCGCATCATGGGCGATCTCGGCCTGACCAACAGCCTGACCGGGCTGATCATCATCTACACCGCCTTTAACACCGCCTTCGCCACCTTCCTCATGCAGTCCTTCTTCGACGGCATCCCGAAAGACCTGGAGGAGGCGGCGATGATCGACGGCTGCACGCGCGCTCAGGCGATGCGCAGGGTCATCGTGCCGCTGACCTTGCCCGGCATGGGCGCCACGCTCGGCTTCGTCTTCACCGCCGCCTGGAGCGAGCTGCTCTTCGCGCTGATGCTGATTTCCAGCGACGAGCAGAAGACCTTTGCCGTCGGCCTGCTCACCTTCATCGGCAAGTTCGCGGTCGACTGGGGGCAGATGATGGCGGCGTCCATCCTGGCGCTGATCCCAGTCTGCGTCTTCTTCGCCTTCCTGCAACGCTATCTCGTCACCGGCCTCACCGCCGGCGCGGTCAAAGGATAA